The nucleotide sequence AGTATGCATAGTTTTTTTCACGATGCTGAAAAGAAAGGCTACAGCGGCGTCGCATTGTACTGTCGTCATCAGCCCGATAAGGTAGTTTATGGGTTGGGTTGGCCGGATATCGATGCTGAAGGCAGATACATCCAGGCGGACTATGGCAATCTCAGTATCATTTCACTCTACATGCCTTCCGGTTCCAGCAAAGAAGAAAGACAGGACTTCAAATACTATATGATGGAGAGGATGAAGCCGCTACTGCTTGATATGCGAGCCTCCAGCAGAGAATATTTGATCTGTGGCGATTTGAATATTGCGCATAAGCAGATTGATCTAAAGAACTGGCGCAGCAACCAGAATAATTCTGGTTTTCTGCCCGAAGAACGTGCATGGATGGACTGGTTGATTGATGAAGCTGGGTATGTAGATACATTCAGGCTGCTGGAGCCGGGAAAAGGGCAGTATACCTGGTGGTCGAATCGCGGACGGGCCTGGGACAACAATACAGGTTGGCGTATCGACTATCAGATTGCTACCCCGGCTATAGCCACTAAAGCCGTAGCGGCTTCTATTTATAAGAAAAAGCGGTTTTCAGATCATTCACCATTAATAATAGATTACGATTATGATTTACAAAGTTCTGGCTAGTCTGGCAGGTTGAATAATTATAAAGAAGTATAAAATGAATCCCGCTAAACGTTCATTCCTTATAACATTGTGTTTAATGCTATCTATCGGCCTGCTGCATGCTCCACAGGTTTATGCAGAAACTGTCGCTGTAATTGATTCAGGGGTCAATCCAGATCATGCTGACCTTGCTGGTAAAATTGTTCCTGGAGTGGATCTGGTTGATGGGGATAACAACCCTTTTGATGAAACACCCGAGCAGCATGGAACTACTGTGTCACGGATTATTGCCAGTGTGCATGGGCAGAACAGAATTATGCCTATACGGGTTCTTGATGCGGGTGGATTTTCCCCTGAAGCAATAGTTATCGGTGGCGTAAATATTGCCACCAGTAGTGACCCCAGGGTGATCAACCTGAGCCTGGGCAGCCCTACAAACACATATAGTCAGGCGCTTACAGTAGCAATGCAGAATTCGGCTCGGGCCGGAAAATTACTGATAGTTGCTGCGGGTAATGGTGGGCAGGCAAATCCGGCCTTTCCAG is from bacterium BMS3Abin11 and encodes:
- the exoA gene encoding exodeoxyribonuclease; translated protein: MRIITTNTNGIRAAGRKGFFDWMLRQRADVVCIQETKAQEFQLTDKLYHPPSMHSFFHDAEKKGYSGVALYCRHQPDKVVYGLGWPDIDAEGRYIQADYGNLSIISLYMPSGSSKEERQDFKYYMMERMKPLLLDMRASSREYLICGDLNIAHKQIDLKNWRSNQNNSGFLPEERAWMDWLIDEAGYVDTFRLLEPGKGQYTWWSNRGRAWDNNTGWRIDYQIATPAIATKAVAASIYKKKRFSDHSPLIIDYDYDLQSSG